A single region of the Leptolyngbya sp. 'hensonii' genome encodes:
- a CDS encoding precorrin-8X methylmutase → MSTFTIKELTDAVGSGITPRMVRHYHQLGLMPQPVRSPANYRLYTDQDVQRLQRIVALKQQGFQLSHIHKLLEAEPEAEQATLMAQLQQQYQTIIRQITQLRQTATALEGLLGRDLPCQTMQAEVFSQLKLLEVETQTGVGGLEKLWCGLDAQVHAHPEAFQESLQRLLPDLSTRSEIEVDLLSKLVLACGDVSLVPFVKLGNRAIAAGRDALKSGCPIVTDIPAVTAAFDQTRLAHLSCAIKTLIDNPHITGAAEAEQEFWRHQGWRERLEHIVDGSVLVIGYAPSVLLAVCENMANQTLRPALVIGMPIGFSHAPAAKRQLMRSQVPFITIEGALGGGLLAATALNSLTESLIAKPDCHCYLAT, encoded by the coding sequence ATGAGTACGTTTACCATCAAAGAATTGACGGATGCGGTTGGCAGCGGTATTACTCCCCGGATGGTGCGGCATTATCACCAGTTGGGATTAATGCCACAACCTGTGCGATCGCCTGCAAACTACCGCCTGTATACTGACCAGGATGTGCAACGCCTGCAACGCATTGTGGCACTGAAGCAGCAGGGTTTTCAGTTGTCCCACATTCACAAACTATTGGAAGCGGAGCCAGAAGCGGAACAAGCCACGCTGATGGCACAACTTCAGCAGCAGTACCAAACCATCATTCGCCAAATCACTCAATTGCGGCAGACGGCAACGGCATTAGAAGGGCTGTTGGGGCGCGATCTCCCTTGTCAAACGATGCAAGCTGAAGTCTTCTCCCAACTGAAATTGCTAGAGGTAGAAACACAGACGGGGGTGGGTGGATTGGAAAAACTTTGGTGCGGTTTAGATGCTCAAGTTCATGCCCATCCAGAAGCCTTTCAGGAATCGCTTCAGCGGTTATTGCCTGACTTGTCAACTCGATCGGAAATTGAAGTGGATCTGCTCTCCAAGCTGGTGCTAGCATGTGGTGATGTCAGTCTGGTGCCCTTCGTAAAATTGGGGAATCGGGCGATCGCAGCGGGTCGAGATGCGCTTAAATCTGGCTGCCCGATTGTGACGGATATTCCGGCAGTGACGGCAGCATTCGATCAAACCCGCCTGGCACATCTCAGTTGCGCCATTAAAACGCTGATTGACAATCCGCACATCACAGGTGCCGCAGAAGCCGAGCAGGAATTTTGGCGGCATCAGGGATGGCGTGAGCGACTAGAACACATTGTGGACGGGAGTGTATTGGTGATTGGCTATGCACCGTCCGTACTGCTGGCAGTGTGTGAAAATATGGCCAATCAAACGCTGCGACCCGCGCTGGTGATTGGGATGCCGATCGGCTTTAGTCATGCCCCGGCTGCAAAACGACAACTGATGCGATCACAAGTGCCTTTTATTACGATCGAAGGGGCCTTGGGTGGCGGGCTACTGGCAGCTACGGCACTGAATTCCCTCACAGAATCTTTAATTGCGAAACCCGATTGTCACTGTTACCTAGCCACTTAA